Within Tenebrio molitor chromosome 3, icTenMoli1.1, whole genome shotgun sequence, the genomic segment agtcATGTTGCCGTAcattatttgaggtaaaacggacataaaattattatttggaaATGCTGGTAAACTCTGCCCACtgatagattgcttgacataaatgttactaaaagtattcactctacgctacaacaaatagatccggcgcgaaatttaaaaaaaaatgaaagaacaggtttacacgtgatgttttattattattctgcatgtttgcacttaggaaagacgaaagaaaacttcagtatagcaggggtaatatattaggttttattaatacagggtatttcacgagtgataatgtgcccgacggatttaaaaatgcaacgcacaatacattttcgaatttccgaaaaaagctggctactgaaatgaaaatatccagcttttttcggaaatggctaaaacaaacaagagattatttaatatttaatgcatgaacaaaaattacctctgtatcattttcgatgtttgtaatgtcacttaaagtgttcatcatgctagattcttgagacacgcactcacttcacaaattcaaaaaaatcaacaaaaatcgcaaaacagcaacacgttcaaaactaataactttgaAAACCAGAGGaacgcaaaacaaagctctaaagatgaaaaatcacaAATCTAAATGCTGAAATCACTTGACAGcattgacaatttcaaatttgaaatgtcatataatttatttttcgcctGGGTTTCATAagaaccaatgagaatcagtggcgcgaaagTTTCAAGATactaccaacacaatctatgatagtttgttaatattttaatgttatggtttggggatttttgtTATCTacggatatttaaaaaagtgcattctatcagtggacgtagtctagtaatcaagaaaataattgcaaacatgatcacaatcgttcataATTATTATACCACCGGCTAGTAAAAGATAGATAGTCAAaatctgtttttatatttaaaataaatgagatcaaagatGCATCTTTTGAGCTCCCCTATATTCAAATTTAAGAGGTatagaaatgttttattatttttgttgttattatattattgagttgttccgcgaattttggggcactcAGGATAACAAATATGAGAAAAAAgttacaataaattatgtgtacgataaaaaaaacttcaaatggaaataaattaacgtgcgaaataaaatatgtagcaTTGTAGGTAAGTATGTATTCTAGATTTGTACCTAtaaaggtcaaaaaataaatgataaaagtTAGGTACCggtgtaaaatattaaattgctTAAgatttgtccaaaaattttttttttttgtcctttTATGTCTTATCGATTGTAATGTAATTACCTAAAAGCATCGTTTCAACAATGGTAATTAATTAGGTACAAAACAACTATTATAAACATTACAACAGCACCCAATAAATTTATCAgtcagattaaaaaaatatcttataTCTATATTACATATATTTGCTATTATCATATCGAAATCAAGCAAATAACATGTAAATGCGTATAGATCTCGGACTAAACGATGCGAGAAAGTCACCCATAAGAAGCATGTGTGCGAATTCTACATACCTAAAAGTTACGCAACACGAATACTGTACAGAGGAGGTATAATATCCATAAAAAACGTCTTCGCGTCGTCACCTGTGCACATacctttatttaaatcaagGCCTAGAtatattattttgtacatataCCTACTAATGTGATGAACCATTATAAAAATACTAATcaacaaatttcatttaaaaagcaaaatatgCAAAACATATTCATACTCAAAAGAGACAATATGGAAGAATGTTTTCATGAATAGTAATAAGATTattagaatttgaaaatttagattaaaagtCCTGAAATAACTAAGTTAAACACcaaaatattagaaaaaaacataAGTAAAAGTAGAAGtatataaatagaaaaaaagaaTACATAGGCTTACACTTCTTTTGGGATATCCAGGGTACATTTTTGTGAGAAGGTTATCCGTCCCGGAAGTTATTCCTGCTTGTGCTGGTATTGAAGACAACAGTGatgtattttgaaatgtgaagTTATTTTCCGATGTGTGAGAATCTGGAGTGCTAGTTGTAAAACGGTGAGGGTTTTTACCTGCAGACTGTTTTTcacatattatttaaattttattgtaacaaatttatacaaaaaacTTACACGCAACAGGGAACGAAGCATTTGATTTTCTTTCATCAAGTGTTTATTGCTATTATGACAATTTATGTATTCTTTTTTAGCGTAATTATATTTGTCCGACATATTTTGATAGAGCGTGGTTCGATGCTGAAGTTGAAATTTGTAAACCTGCAAGAGTGTTAAAATCATATGgcaaattattaaatgcaCTTGAATTGCTATGCCACcaaagaatattttaattgtagaTATCTTATCATATAAGAAATAATCAAAGAACAGACTTTAGTTGAAGACACCACAACCTATATAGGTAGTGATAGTGCCTAAGCATTTTCTAAATAGGTATATATACGAAAGAATATGTTAGTATTACTACCTCGACGGTCTTCTTCAATAATGTTTCTAGTGGTAAGAAGAAATCTAATACGGTTTGCTCCACATCTTTATTGAGGAGTAACACATTGGTGTTCTTGTTGCAAATTATACACCTCTTTGAGATCCCTaagaatttataattatattagGTGAACGTCCCCTGCTCCTAGCAAATACTTACGTATCTTCTCCACACACCGCTGGCAAAAAATATGACCACATTCAACCAAGAAAAAAGTTGTCTGATTGTTATACTTAATTGAACATTTGTTACAATGAACCCAATCActcattttaaagaaaatagaATGAAGAAACTAACCGTAATCctccttttattaaaaattattcaacaaTGTCAAGAAGctcaattgttttaaaaaaaattacatggcCAGCCTTCTTGTTTATAACAGACACCAAATAAATTGcgactaaaaatgttttgtatttttatattatagcattatatacataaaatgttaaaatttgtaaaaaaaaacatgatatTATACctaaatgaatttttaaattcgaattATTGATAGAAATTTGGTGATTTTGGCGCCAGATATTGACAGTTGGTTGGTACTGTTGGTAGCCCTAGGTGGGCGGAGAGGTTATGTAGATGGACGAATAATCTTAAGAGTTTTTACTGTTATCTCTGTAAATTtgtagaaatttttttgctaaaacaattaaaatggattttatttgaaatacaATTATGTTAGTAGTATATGAAGATGTTGTTAATATCGTACAAGcaaaattttcttccattgaAGTAGTTAAATGTGTATCCTTTGAATTATCatgttataatttaattagcaGATATTGTTTCCTTTAATTCATCCATAGATTCACTTAAATGTCTCGCCAGTGAATGAATCCTGGAATGATGTTCACAGAATCCTAGCTTTAGTTGAAAGTAATTCATCTTACGCATTATTTGTATTCATAACAAAAAAGCTGAAACCTAGCAGTATTTCAGATCTTTCAATTGAGACTGCAATTCCAATAGATTCATATTTTTCCTGTGGTAAGTTACATGCATTACAATTTCATCattagttaatttttgttgttttcagataCAGAACCAATTGACAATTGCCAGaatcatattatttttattattacttttaaaaatagaaagcttcaattcaaaatagaaattgGATCTGAAAGCTCAAATTTTGCTTCAGAAGTAATTTGGTCTAAAGAAGGTAAAGTCTCAACTTTATTGAAATGTAAATAGTTGATGATTTTACTTTTGCAGTGTCATCATCTAGCAAACCAGAATTTAATTGGCTTGATAAATATATATGCACTAATTTAGATCAAAGTAATCAAAAAACGTCAGAAATGTCAGAACAGGTATTAACATATCAcatgtttttgtttataatatttatGGGAAATTCTCAGTCTTCAGATATTCCAGTTTTACGTCATCAATTAGCTCATGGACAAGCAGCTTCTAATAGGGAGTCAATACTAAGATATCAACTGAAACTTAAAGAACCAGAGTATATACAACATCAACAATTTTGGTATTACATCATAtcattgtaaaaataaaaatactgaaaaaaatttatagcATATTTGTGGGTACCTGGAATGTAAATGGTCAGCCACCAACAGTTTCATTAAGGTCATGGCTAAGTTGTGATGAAGAACCACCCGATCTTTATGCTATAGGTTTCCAGGAGATTGATTTAAGTAAAGAAGCATTCCTTTTTAATGACACCCCAAGGGAAGCAGAATGGCAGTAagtaaaatattacaataaatcaaaatcattaattcaatttatttagaaaatatgTTATGGACGGGGTCCATTCTAAAGCTAAGTATAAGTCGGTAGCAGTAACTAGGTTAGTGGGAATGCAACTTGTAGTTTTGGTCAACAGTAAACATTAtcagtttgtaaaaaatgttgctgTTGATACTGTCGGGACAGGACTTTTAGGCAAAATGGTACGGAagaattaacttaatttcttCTGGATATTTTAGTGTCTCTTCTAGGGTAACAAAGGGGGCGTTGCTGTTAGATTAGAGCTTCACAACACATCTTTATGTTTTGTTAATTGTCACTTGGCAGCACATGTAGAAGAATTTGAAAGAAGAAATCAAGACTATAAAGACATAAATGcaagaattaattttagaaaacatcCTCAATCAATTAAAGATCATGAGTAAGCATCAGTTGCTCTTTATTTTACATGATCTAATTTTTGCGTATATTTGTAGACAAATTTATTGGCTGGGAGACTTAAATTACAGAATAACTGACTTAAACACAAGTCAAGTTAAAACGCTTCTAGCACGAAGTGAAATGATAACTTTACTTAAGGCAGATCAATTAAATCAACAAAAGGAACGCGGAAACGTATTGCTTGTAAGTGTTGGGTACATATTGTGTGTAATATATGCTTGTAtagtcattttcaaaacaaaaatcatggttaaaatattattgGCCTAAAACTCGCAATACTTTTTGTTCATATCTAGCGTCAAATGTAAACTTCAAGTGGTAATCAAACAAAAACTTTGTACTTTACCAGTTACACATTGTAgagtttattgaaaatatgtatagtTAAATAAGAgacatattttgtttgattgtaTTGTTATTTGTTAATCTTGATAAAATTGTTCAAGAGTGTTGGTGATGTTAtcataaagagcgatcaaattaatttgtaatcgagttatccatcaatccgaaatcgtatgtcgttacgtgaactccacgctccaataaacacgGTTAGATCttgacatatcaatcgcaaaagacatacggattcaaatccatgaatgactcgattacaaattaattttatcgctcgatataccgggtgattttaaatgattgtgactttttttcttaagttggtaatattattgttggttattctgctttttaatgtgatagttggcataaacataggcgtcctcgccttttgacacaatttattaatacataaaatgtcaaaatgacgtacgtacgccaatgtgttgattaagtttgccaaaataatttatgaaaaatgttcccaataaagtttaataatttttccacCACGATC encodes:
- the nenya gene encoding RING finger protein 212B, producing MSDWVHCNKCSIKYNNQTTFFLVECGHIFCQRCVEKIRISKRCIICNKNTNVLLLNKDVEQTVLDFFLPLETLLKKTVEVYKFQLQHRTTLYQNMSDKYNYAKKEYINCHNSNKHLMKENQMLRSLLRSAGKNPHRFTTSTPDSHTSENNFTFQNTSLLSSIPAQAGITSGTDNLLTKMYPGYPKRSHGFSSGSSQGPSPAQTVPLGYVKSQNLPAIHRSSMGTMRFLEELRRSGKSQ
- the Ocrl gene encoding inositol polyphosphate 5-phosphatase OCRL isoform X1; this encodes MLVVYEDVVNIVQAKFSSIEVVKCIHLNVSPVNESWNDVHRILALVESNSSYALFVFITKKLKPSSISDLSIETAIPIDSYFSCDTEPIDNCQNHIIFIITFKNRKLQFKIEIGSESSNFASEVIWSKEVSSSSKPEFNWLDKYICTNLDQSNQKTSEMSEQSSDIPVLRHQLAHGQAASNRESILRYQLKLKEPEYIQHQQFCIFVGTWNVNGQPPTVSLRSWLSCDEEPPDLYAIGFQEIDLSKEAFLFNDTPREAEWQKYVMDGVHSKAKYKSVAVTRLVGMQLVVLVNSKHYQFVKNVAVDTVGTGLLGKMGNKGGVAVRLELHNTSLCFVNCHLAAHVEEFERRNQDYKDINARINFRKHPQSIKDHEQIYWLGDLNYRITDLNTSQVKTLLARSEMITLLKADQLNQQKERGNVLLDYTEGDITFQPTYKYDLNTDVYDTSEKARPPAWTDRILHRGEGIYQTAYRSHMDIRISDHKPVSGLFKSEISVIDPAKFRRVHEDLLKKMDKLENEFLPQVMVDQTEVVFDLVKFREPQAREIIIANTGQVPAEFEFIKKLDEATYCKEWLRITPFSGTIDPGDKCDIKFEVNLERDLDKLYDILVLHLKGGKDMFIIVNGECQKSCFTSSMSALCRAPVPLLQMTEEQRRQAENMESRVLYSIPREIWLLVDHLYRHGLKTRDLFESCALHEELTRIRDWLDYGSLDPLPGTVQTVAEALMVFLSFTKDPVVPSDLHDVCIAAATNYQNCRLIIQQKMSDIHRNVFLYICMFLQEMLKHSNENGYDAKTLASLFGDILLRDPIRNSKPQANRGKANFIYNFLVNDLSSSIIPNK